A portion of the Homalodisca vitripennis isolate AUS2020 chromosome 2, UT_GWSS_2.1, whole genome shotgun sequence genome contains these proteins:
- the LOC124354535 gene encoding uncharacterized protein LOC124354535 isoform X2, translating to MKCEDSDPETHRRMEEILQRNLLYSEDDYVDSDDSDSCEDLAERLAEVDLDDTETVWGILTQDERRQFQQFVRTGDLNDVMPVWNPWWRYRKIKKLVEDLEESILETSPEAKHYTPTIKENIHHISQICRVEPSPLVKYSVANLMAAYAVTTRVYNGDHQSVPLDAAGMLCALSGSLQNSQIFDNEETAVSSVYMVVINGNLFDSIDKDMLREDVSMLMEGPSKTDHSKYILAGLSDISTTLTSAKGKLKHTLKRKADNQRFPKIFPFPDNSDSTFPLLTVQDLNRCLKKVDFYLSWAKTHV from the exons ATGAAATGTGAGGATTCGGACCCAGAGACACATAGGAGGATGGAAGAGATTCTACAGCGAAACCTTCTTTACTCGGAAGATGACTATGTGG ATTCAGATGACTCAGACAGCTGTGAAGATCTGGCAGAGCGTTTGGCAGAGGTAGACTTGGACGACACAGAGACTGTTTGGGGCATTCTCACGCAGGATGAGAGGAGACAATTCCAACAGTTTGTGCGTACTGGAGACTTGAATGATGTAATGCCGGTTTGGAACCCTTGGTGGAGATACAG gaaaataaagaaattggtgGAAGATCTAGAAGAAAGCATCCTGGAGACAAGCCCTGAAGCAAAGCACTATACTCCCACTATTAAGGAAAATATACACCACATATCTCAAATTTGT AGAGTGGAACCTTCACCATTAGTCAAGTACAGTGTTGCCAACCTAATGGCAGCCTATGCTGTCACCACTAGAGTCTATAATGGAGACCACCAGAGTGTACCTTTGGACGCGGCAGGTATGCTCTGTGCCTTGTCTGGTAGCCTGCAAAATAGTCAGATATTTGACAATGAAGAAACAGCAGTCTCCTCTGTATACATGGTCGTCATCAAT GGAAACTTGTTTGACAGTATTGACAAGGATATGTTACGAGAAGATGTGAGCATGCTGATGGAAGGACCCTCGAAAACAGATCATAGTAAATACATATTAGCAGGACTGAGTGACATTTCCACAACACTAACCTCAGCCAAGGGAAAGTTAAAAC atACTTTGAAACGTAAAGCTGACAACCAAAGATTTCCAAAGATATTCCCGTTTCCAGACAACAGTGACTCCACCTTCCCACTACTCACAGTCCAAGACCTAAATAGATGTCTCAAGAAAGTTGATTTTTACCTCTCATGGGCAAAAacacatgtttaa
- the LOC124354534 gene encoding putative ATP synthase subunit f, mitochondrial, with product MAFGDYPADYNPKVHGPYDPARYYGKADTPLAQVKLGEFGQWLMRRNKSPQAMVACGSRAFWRWQHKYCQAKRAGIAPFLQVSVAMMATFYYLNYYTMRAHRTMKYH from the exons ATGGCGTTTGGTGACTATCCCGCTGATTACAACCCTAAAGTTCATGGACCATATGATCCCGCCAGATATTACGGCAAGG CGGACACGCCCCTTGCTCAGGTGAAATTGGGAGAGTTTGGACAGTGGCTGATGCGCCGGAATAAATCTCCACAGGCCATGGTAGCATGTGGCAGTCGTG CATTCTGGAGATGGCAGCACAAATACTGTCAGGCCAAGCGGGCTGGGATTGCTCCCTTTCTACAGGTATCCGTTGCTATGATGGCCACCTTCTACTACTTGAACTACTATACCATGC
- the LOC124354535 gene encoding zinc finger HIT domain-containing protein 2-like isoform X1, which produces MNVNLCKLCGERQSKYVCPQCNTDYCSVQCYQSEVHAQCSETFYRKCVVEQMKCEDSDPETHRRMEEILQRNLLYSEDDYVDSDDSDSCEDLAERLAEVDLDDTETVWGILTQDERRQFQQFVRTGDLNDVMPVWNPWWRYRKIKKLVEDLEESILETSPEAKHYTPTIKENIHHISQICRVEPSPLVKYSVANLMAAYAVTTRVYNGDHQSVPLDAAGMLCALSGSLQNSQIFDNEETAVSSVYMVVINGNLFDSIDKDMLREDVSMLMEGPSKTDHSKYILAGLSDISTTLTSAKGKLKHTLKRKADNQRFPKIFPFPDNSDSTFPLLTVQDLNRCLKKVDFYLSWAKTHV; this is translated from the exons ATGAATGTTAACCTTTGCAAATT ATGCGGTGAGAGGCAGTCCAAGTATGTATGCCCACAGTGTAACACAGACTACTGCTCTGTCCAATGTTACCAGTCAGAGGTCCATGCCCAGTGTTCTGAGACCTTCTATAGGAAGTGTGTTGTGGAGCAGATGAAATGTGAGGATTCGGACCCAGAGACACATAGGAGGATGGAAGAGATTCTACAGCGAAACCTTCTTTACTCGGAAGATGACTATGTGG ATTCAGATGACTCAGACAGCTGTGAAGATCTGGCAGAGCGTTTGGCAGAGGTAGACTTGGACGACACAGAGACTGTTTGGGGCATTCTCACGCAGGATGAGAGGAGACAATTCCAACAGTTTGTGCGTACTGGAGACTTGAATGATGTAATGCCGGTTTGGAACCCTTGGTGGAGATACAG gaaaataaagaaattggtgGAAGATCTAGAAGAAAGCATCCTGGAGACAAGCCCTGAAGCAAAGCACTATACTCCCACTATTAAGGAAAATATACACCACATATCTCAAATTTGT AGAGTGGAACCTTCACCATTAGTCAAGTACAGTGTTGCCAACCTAATGGCAGCCTATGCTGTCACCACTAGAGTCTATAATGGAGACCACCAGAGTGTACCTTTGGACGCGGCAGGTATGCTCTGTGCCTTGTCTGGTAGCCTGCAAAATAGTCAGATATTTGACAATGAAGAAACAGCAGTCTCCTCTGTATACATGGTCGTCATCAAT GGAAACTTGTTTGACAGTATTGACAAGGATATGTTACGAGAAGATGTGAGCATGCTGATGGAAGGACCCTCGAAAACAGATCATAGTAAATACATATTAGCAGGACTGAGTGACATTTCCACAACACTAACCTCAGCCAAGGGAAAGTTAAAAC atACTTTGAAACGTAAAGCTGACAACCAAAGATTTCCAAAGATATTCCCGTTTCCAGACAACAGTGACTCCACCTTCCCACTACTCACAGTCCAAGACCTAAATAGATGTCTCAAGAAAGTTGATTTTTACCTCTCATGGGCAAAAacacatgtttaa